One Portunus trituberculatus isolate SZX2019 chromosome 42, ASM1759143v1, whole genome shotgun sequence DNA window includes the following coding sequences:
- the LOC123517496 gene encoding uncharacterized protein LOC123517496: MFSHVFWKNTVWLRRFKWRSACKYEAHHTKLFCTQDNNESLFENFDPLAVSGGKAENLNESNESEFAYFADEQLKLSEESTQPTHRKTSVKQMLAYTNKVLYGPLLETSAQRKRNIEITEDETGVSQKTKKRKKSKKNKPVMTLQPLVSRPENAHHFGEFPGDELKSVDKFHYQRVKIKHQHETGSFSDSKNFRPGNKILIFKKSSKDSIKYDNIVFNDIPKIQKIYVSSWNQGKDQCDNDNASGISETISGDILSNSNAVQDKSPESTYLASCPSNVKTENNQEIEQLESFREKSFLLSVDNSKFTSVPSIIDCEMIESFPLEKTESPGKVSTTAMNKDEENILTIGMFDGGYHRLPSVSTILEATMPENQRRILERWKAKMIKELGEEGFEEYRKGLFEKGKLLHGCIQSELTGISPSVENMPTVQGFWTSISHVLPKISSVSVLESRLVHPYLYYQGAVDCVAAYKGMPVLIDWKTSTKPKLTLKAMYDNPLQVVAYLGALNYDNSYQFSHQVQSAMLVVAYDTGLPAHVHIIDKDKCQAYWKVWCARLVQFWRQLEIRESL, from the exons ATGTTTAGCCACGTCTTTTGGAAAAACACAGTTTGGTTGCGTAGATTCAAGTGGAGGAGTGCTTGCAAATATGAAGCTCATCACACAAAGCTGTTTTGTACTCAAGATAACAATGAATCGTTATTTGAAAATTTTGATCCTTTAGCTGTAAGTGGTGGAAAAGCGGAAAATCTTAATGAATCTAATGAATCAGAATTTGCATATTTTGCTGATGAACAGTTAAAACTGTCAGAAGAAAGTACTCAAcccacacacagaaaaacatcTGTAAAGCAAATGTTGGCGTACACAAACAAAGTTCTTTATGGTCCACTCCTAGAAACCTCAgctcaaagaaagagaaacattgaAATAACAGAGGATGAAACTGGAGTCAGTCaaaagaccaaaaagagaaagaaatccaAGAAGAATAAACCAGTTATGACTCTGCAACCTCTTGTTTCAAGGCCAGAAAATGCACATCACTTTGGAGAATTTCCTGGTGATGAATTGAAATCTGTTGATAAGTTTCATTATCAAAGAGTTAAGATAAAACATCAACATGAAACCGGCAGTTTTTCAGACTCAAAGAATTTTAGACCTGGAAATAAAATACTAATATTTAAAAAATCAAGTAAAGATTCCATAAAATATGATAACATTGTCTTCAATGATATCCCAAAGAttcaaaaaatatatgtatccTCTTGGAACCAAGGGAAGGACCaatgtgataatgataatgcaaGTGGTATCTCTGAAACAATCAGTGGTGATATTCTGTCCAACAGTAATGCCGTCCAAGATAAGTCTCCTGAGAGCACTTATTTAGCTTCTTGTCCCTCTAATGTTAAAACTGAAAATAACCAAGAAATAGAACAGTTGGAATCATTCAGAGAAAAGTCATTCTTGTTATCTGTTGACAATTCAAAATTTACATCAGTTCCAAGTATCATTGACTGTGAAATGATTGAAAGTTTTCCTCTGGAGAAGACAGAATCTCCAGGTAAAGTAAGTACAACTGCTATgaacaaagatgaagaaaatattctTACTATTGGAATGTTTGATGGTGGTTATCATAGGCTTCCCAGTGTCAGTACAATACTAGAGGCCACAATGCCAGAAAATCAGAGAAGAATTCTAGAAAGATGGAAGGCAAAGATGATCAAGGAACTTGGTGAAGAGGGCTTTGAAGAGTATAGGAAAG GGCTCTTTGAGAAGGGTAAATTACTCCATGGCTGTATACAATCAGAACTGACAGGCATAAGCCCTTCAGTGGAAAACATGCCAACTGTGCAAGGATTTTGGACTAGCATCTCTCATGTCCTGCCAAAGATTTCTAGTGTATCTGTCCTAGAAAGCCGGTTGGTGCATCCATATCTCTACTACCAAGGAGCAGTGGACTGTGTAGCTGCCTACAA AGGAATGCCTGTGCTAATAGATTGGAAGACTTCAACTAAACCCAAGCTAACGCTGAAAGCTATGTATGATAATCCATTGCAGGTTGTAGCATATCTTGGTGCCCTCAATTACGATAACAGttatcaattttctcatcag gTGCAGTCAGCCATGTTGGTGGTTGCATATGACACTGGGCTTCCTGCACATGTTCATATCATAGACAAGGACAAATGTCAAGCATACTGGAAGGTGTGGTGTGCCAGACTAGTTCAGTTCTGGAGACAGTTGGAGATTAGGGAGTCTCTATGA